The nucleotide sequence CGGTAGATAATCATAGCGCAGGACGATGTTGAGTTCGTCGGCAACGACCATGTCATAGCTTTCGTCGGTCACCATGCGCTTCACTTCTTCCCAAGCGGTTCGGGCGACGGCGATGTCGCGCGTCCGGTCCTGCGTATCCCAGGTGAAGCCTTCGCCCATGGGCTTGAATTCGACGTTGGGGAAACGGGCGAAGACAGCCGCCTCTCCCGTTTCCATTGCCCCCTTTACGAACTGGATCACGCCGACCTTCATCCCGTGCCCGATCGCGCGCACGACCATGCCGAGCGCGGCGGTGGTCTTTCCCTTTCCCTTCCCCGTATGGAGGATCACCAGCCCCTTTTCATTGTCGCGGGCCGCCACGATGCGGTCGTGAGCAGCCTTTTTCCGGGCCATCTGGGCGGCATGTTCGGCATCGGTTCGCATTGGAGTCTCCAGGGAAAAGGTCAGGCGGCGGGCTTTATCCTGAGGGGGATGCCGGCGACGACCAGGTCGACCGCATCACATGCGGCGGCCAGATGCTGGTGCAGCCGCCCGGCGGCATCGCGAAACCGGCGGGCGAGCGCATTGTCGGGCACGATGCCGAACCCGACCTCGTTCCCGACCAGAATGACCGGTGCCGACGCATCCGCCAAGACGTCGATCAGGGCGCGGCCCGCCGCGTCAAGATCTGCGTCGGCCAGCAACAGGTTCGACAGCCACAGCGTCAGGCAATCGACCAGCAGCACATGGTCGCCGTGCCCATGCTGGCGGATGACGCCGGGCAGATCATGAGGCGCCTCCACCGTCTGCCAGCTGTCGTCGCGATCCGCGCGGTGGCGGGCGATGCGGTCGCGCATTTCGTCGTCGAACGCCTGCGCCGTCGCGATGAACAGGCGACGCTGCCCCATCCGCTCCGCCAGCGATTGGGCGTGGCGGCTCTTGCCAGAGCGGGCGCCGCCCAGCACCAATATCGTCTGTGGGTTATCCGCCATCGTTCATCCGGCTTGCCGTTCGCGGCGTGAATGGCGATGGCGGGCGCGATGATGCAAGCGAAATCCATGTCGGAGCCGGACTTTGCGCGCCATGGCGGGCGGATCGACGATGCGCTGGCCGCTTATCCGGATGCGCCGCGCCCGTGGATTGACCTTTCGACGGGCATCAACCCGGTGCCGTGGCCGGTGCCAAAGGGGCTGTTGGTGGATCCGGCGCCGCTGCCCTCGACCGCCGCTTTGGCCGATCTGGAGCAGATCGCGGCGTGCCATTTCGGGGTGGAGGCGCGGCATGTGGCGGCGGTGCCCGGCAGCGAGATTGCACTGCGCCTGTTACCAATGCTGGGCGTGCCGCTGCCCATTGTTGCGGCCGTGCCCAGCTATGGCACGCATCGCGAAGTGGCGAGTGAGGCGGTGGCCCTTGCCGAAGTGGATCGGGTGCGCGGCGGTACCCTGTTGATTGCCAACCCCAATAATCCCGACGGACGCCTGCTGGACCGGGCGGCCCTCCACAAGCTTGCGATGCGCCAGGCGGAGCGGGGCGGCTGGCTGGTCGTCGATGAGGCTTTTGCCGACACCGATCCTGCGCCAAGTATCCCTGCTGTCGGCGAGGACGCACCGGTCATCGCCATGCGGTCGTTCGGCAAGTTTTTCGGTTTGGCCGGGATACGGCTGGGCTTCATCATCGCGCCGCCGATGGTGATCGCGGCATTGCGGGGCTTGCTGGGTGACTGGCCGGTGAGTGCGCAGGCGATTGGCTGGGGCCGGGCTGCCTATGCGGATCGTGAGTGGATCGAGGCGACCCGCATTGCTCTTGTGGAGCGGGCACGGCGGCTGGACGCGATGCTGGCCCGACACGGGTTGAGCGCGCGCGGGGCAAGTCCGCTGTTCCGGCTGGTCGAGCATCCCGACGCGCGTGCCATTTTCGAGCGGCTGGGGCGCGCGGGTATCCTGACGCGGCCCTTTGTGGATCGCGCCGATTGGCTGCGGTTCGGGCTGCCAGCGGATGACGGGGCGTTCGGCCGGCTCGACCGGGCGTTGGCCCGTGGCTGAGCCGGTCGCGCTGCTGGCGCTGGCGATTGATGCGGCGGTTGGTTGGCCCGGCGCGCTTTACCGGGTTGCTGGACATCCGGTCGGCGGCTTTGCGCGCTTTATAAACTGGGCGGAGCGTCGGTGGAACGATCCGCATGCGGGTGAGGCGGCCAAGCGCTTGTTAGGGCTGGTGACGATGGCCGTTCTGACCGGCGGCACCGTCGTGCTGTGTCTTGCGCTGGAGTGGGCGGCATATCGGCTGTTCGGGGCGTGGGGCTGGGTGCCGATTGTGCTCTTGGCGTGGCCGGGCATTGCGGCGCGCAGCCTGTATGATCATGTCCGCCCGGTGGGACAGGCGCTGCTGGACGGCGATCTGAGTGGTGCGCGGCGGGCAGTGGCGATGATCGTCGGGCGCGATACCGATCATCTGGACGAAGCGGGCGTTGCGCGCGCAGCGGTCGAGAGCCTGTCGGAGAGCCTGTGCGACGGCGTGGTCGCGCCGCTGTTCTGGCTGGCGGTGTTCGGACTGCCGGGGGTCTGGGCTTACAAGGCGATCAATACGGCCGACAGCCTGATCGGCCATCGGGAAGTGCGGTGGCGCGCCTTTGGCTGGGCGGCGGCACGCATCGACGATGTGGCCAATTTCGTGCCTGCACGGCTGGCAGGTTTCCTGATCTGCTTTGCCGCCGGTCGGGGGTGGCGCGTTATGGTGCGCGATTGCCGACGCCATGCATCGCCCAACGCCGGATGGCCCGAAGCCGCGATGGCGGGGGCGCTGGGCATCGCGCTGGCCGGACCGGTCACCTATGATGGCGTCGTCCATGACAAGCCGTGGATCGGTAGTGAGGGGCGGACGGCAACCGCGCAGGATATTCAGCGCGCGCTGGCAATCTATATCCGGGCATGCGTGTTGCTGGTCGGTTTGGCGGGGGGCTTTGCATGGCTGCGATCATGATACAGGGCACGGGATCGGACGTGGGCAAGTCCGTTCTGGTCGCAGGGCTGTGCCGCGCCTTTGCAAATCGCGGGCTGCGCGTTCGCCCCTTCAAGCCCCAGAATATGAGCAACAATGCTGCCGTAACTGCCGACGGGGGCGAGATTGGTCGCGCGCAGGCGACGCAGGCGCTTGCCTGTCGCGTGTCCGCCAGCGTCGACATGAACCCCGTGCTGCTAAAGCCGCAGGGCGACCGCACATCGCAACTGGTGGTTCGCGGGCAGGTTCGCGGTACGCTGACGGCGTCGAACTGGCGGGACGGGCGGGCGGGGCTATTGAGCGAGGTGCTGGAGAGCTATCAACGGCTGGCCTCCGATTGCGATCTGGTGGTGGTCGAGGGAGCCGGTTCGCCCGCCGAGACCAATCTGCGCGACGGCGACATCGCCAATATGGGCTTTGCCCGCGCTGCTGGGGTACCGGTAGTGCTGGCCGGGGATATCGATCGCGGCGGCGTCATCGCCTCCCTGGTCGGGACGCATGCGGTTGTCGACCGCGACGATGCCGCGATGATCAAGGGCTTTCTGATCAACAAGTTCCGCGGCGATCCTGCGTTGTTCGATGAGGGAATGGCGACCATCGAACGTCGCACCGGCTGGCACCCGCTGGGCATCGTGCCATGGCTGCCCGCCGCCCGCCGCCTGCCCAGCGAGGATGCGGTGGTGCTGGAGCGTCGCGCCGTCAGCGTCGAGGGACGTGTCGTCATCGCCTGTCCCATCACGCCGCGCATCGCCAATTTCGACGATCTTGACCCGCTGAAGCTGGAGCCGGGGGTCGAACTGGTCATGGTGCCGCCGGGGCGGCCCATTCCCGATGCGGCGATGATCGTGCTGGCCGGGTCAAAGGCGACCTGTGCAGACTTGGCATTCCTGCGGGCGCAGGGATGGGACATCGATATTATCGCACACCATCGAAAGGGGCGCCCGGTGCTTGGCCTGTGCGGCGGTTACCAGATGCTGGGGCGCAGCATTGCCGATTCGAAGGGGATTGAGGGGCCGCCGGGAAGCGTGGCCGGTCTGGGCCTGCTCGACGTGGAAACGGTGCTGACCGGAGACAAGACGCTGTCGCATGTCACCGGCGAGGCGCTGGGCAGTCCGTTCGAGGGTTATGAAATCCATCTTGGCCGCACGTCGGGCCCGGATACGGCGCGGCCCGTGGGTCGGCTGGCTGATGGTCGCAACGAAGGTGCGACGAGCGCGGACGGACTGGTTGCCGGGAGCTATGTTCACGGGCTGCTGGGGCTTGCGGCGCAGCGTGCCGCTTGGCTCCAACGGCTGGGATCGAATGCAACCGGGCCGGATCACGCGGCCGATGTCGACGCCGCGCTGGACGAGGTTGCAGCAGGCCTGAGCGACGCGCTCGATTTGGATGCGATGCTGGCGATCGCTCAGGCGTAAAGGACGAAAGCGAGCAGCAGCGCCGTTTCGGCGAGCTCGATCCCGGCGCCGTGTACGTCGCCCGTTACCCCGCCGATGCGTGACCGAAACCAGACTGCGAGGGCCGCGACGATCAGGGGCGCGACCGCCAGCGCCGGTAGCACCAAGCACCCCGCGAGCAGAACGGCTGCCCAGCCGAGCAGATCACGCGGGCGCACCGACTTTGCAATGGTGGCGCCCAGGCCGCCGGGCCGCAGCGGCCGCAGCCAGCGCGCCCAGACCAACGGTCCCATTCGCGCCGCCGCCGAAACCGCGACGATCGCCGCCCATTGTTGTGGCAGCAAAAGGTGCAGCAGGACCAGCTTGGCCGCGAGTTGCAGGACGATGGCGATCACGCCGAAGCTGCCGATATGCGGATCGGCCATTACCGCGAGCATCCGATCACGGTCACCATGCGCTGCACCCAGCCCGTCGGTGACGTCGCCCAAGCCATCCAGATGCAGCGCGCCCGTCACCCATGTCCACGCGATGAGCGCAGCCAATGCGCCAAGCCAAGGGTCGACGCGCGCGCCGATCACGCCCGCACTCGCGACCACCGCGCCAACAAGCACGCCTACAATCGGATATAGCCGTACCGCCGCCGCAAAGTCGGCCGTGCTCCCTTCCACCCGTGGCACGGGCAATCGGGTGAGGAAGGACAGCGCGATGAACAGCTGCTTCATGCCTGCAAGCCTGCGATCTGCCCGCGACGGGGCCGGTCCTGCCAAATGTTGAAGGTCAGGACTGATGAACAGGGCAGGTCCAGCGCCCATGTCGCCGCATGGGGCAGGCCGCAAAGATAGGCGATTGCCGCTCGCATCGCGCCCGCATGGGTGACGACCAGCGTCGGTTGCGGGCTCAGCGCCTCGATCGCGGCGCCGACGCGGTCCACCAGCGCGGACCAACGCTCTCCACCGGGCGGCGGGCAAGCGTCGGGGTCGTTCCAGAAAGCGGCGATTGCGGTCCTGTCGATCTCTCCCGCGGCCAAGCCATCCCATTCGCCAAAGTCCAGTTCGCGCCAACGGGTGTCGACTTGCGCTTTGCCGATCGCGGCGGCGCAACGGCGTGCCCGCCGCAGATCCGACGTGGTCAGTTGCGTTGCGCCGATCGTGGTGGCTTTGCCCCGGCAGGCGGCGATTCCTGCATCGGTCACGTCGCAATCGGTGCGGCCCAGCATCCGGCCGGCCATTTCGGGCGCGCCGTGGCGCATCAGGTGCAGGGTAAAGCCGCTCACCCGCCGCTCACACCCGCTTCGGCAAAGGTGGCCATTTGGTCATGCGCTGCCAATGCCGCACGCACGATATG is from Sphingomonas sp. IW22 and encodes:
- the cobO gene encoding cob(I)yrinic acid a,c-diamide adenosyltransferase encodes the protein MRTDAEHAAQMARKKAAHDRIVAARDNEKGLVILHTGKGKGKTTAALGMVVRAIGHGMKVGVIQFVKGAMETGEAAVFARFPNVEFKPMGEGFTWDTQDRTRDIAVARTAWEEVKRMVTDESYDMVVADELNIVLRYDYLPVDEVLALIAQKPSMTHLVITGRNAPDQLIEAADLVTEMELVKHPFREQGVKAQRGVEF
- the cobU gene encoding bifunctional adenosylcobinamide kinase/adenosylcobinamide-phosphate guanylyltransferase, encoding MADNPQTILVLGGARSGKSRHAQSLAERMGQRRLFIATAQAFDDEMRDRIARHRADRDDSWQTVEAPHDLPGVIRQHGHGDHVLLVDCLTLWLSNLLLADADLDAAGRALIDVLADASAPVILVGNEVGFGIVPDNALARRFRDAAGRLHQHLAAACDAVDLVVAGIPLRIKPAA
- a CDS encoding threonine-phosphate decarboxylase is translated as MMQAKSMSEPDFARHGGRIDDALAAYPDAPRPWIDLSTGINPVPWPVPKGLLVDPAPLPSTAALADLEQIAACHFGVEARHVAAVPGSEIALRLLPMLGVPLPIVAAVPSYGTHREVASEAVALAEVDRVRGGTLLIANPNNPDGRLLDRAALHKLAMRQAERGGWLVVDEAFADTDPAPSIPAVGEDAPVIAMRSFGKFFGLAGIRLGFIIAPPMVIAALRGLLGDWPVSAQAIGWGRAAYADREWIEATRIALVERARRLDAMLARHGLSARGASPLFRLVEHPDARAIFERLGRAGILTRPFVDRADWLRFGLPADDGAFGRLDRALARG
- the cbiB gene encoding adenosylcobinamide-phosphate synthase CbiB — translated: MAEPVALLALAIDAAVGWPGALYRVAGHPVGGFARFINWAERRWNDPHAGEAAKRLLGLVTMAVLTGGTVVLCLALEWAAYRLFGAWGWVPIVLLAWPGIAARSLYDHVRPVGQALLDGDLSGARRAVAMIVGRDTDHLDEAGVARAAVESLSESLCDGVVAPLFWLAVFGLPGVWAYKAINTADSLIGHREVRWRAFGWAAARIDDVANFVPARLAGFLICFAAGRGWRVMVRDCRRHASPNAGWPEAAMAGALGIALAGPVTYDGVVHDKPWIGSEGRTATAQDIQRALAIYIRACVLLVGLAGGFAWLRS
- a CDS encoding cobyric acid synthase, whose amino-acid sequence is MAAIMIQGTGSDVGKSVLVAGLCRAFANRGLRVRPFKPQNMSNNAAVTADGGEIGRAQATQALACRVSASVDMNPVLLKPQGDRTSQLVVRGQVRGTLTASNWRDGRAGLLSEVLESYQRLASDCDLVVVEGAGSPAETNLRDGDIANMGFARAAGVPVVLAGDIDRGGVIASLVGTHAVVDRDDAAMIKGFLINKFRGDPALFDEGMATIERRTGWHPLGIVPWLPAARRLPSEDAVVLERRAVSVEGRVVIACPITPRIANFDDLDPLKLEPGVELVMVPPGRPIPDAAMIVLAGSKATCADLAFLRAQGWDIDIIAHHRKGRPVLGLCGGYQMLGRSIADSKGIEGPPGSVAGLGLLDVETVLTGDKTLSHVTGEALGSPFEGYEIHLGRTSGPDTARPVGRLADGRNEGATSADGLVAGSYVHGLLGLAAQRAAWLQRLGSNATGPDHAADVDAALDEVAAGLSDALDLDAMLAIAQA
- the cobS gene encoding adenosylcobinamide-GDP ribazoletransferase; its protein translation is MKQLFIALSFLTRLPVPRVEGSTADFAAAVRLYPIVGVLVGAVVASAGVIGARVDPWLGALAALIAWTWVTGALHLDGLGDVTDGLGAAHGDRDRMLAVMADPHIGSFGVIAIVLQLAAKLVLLHLLLPQQWAAIVAVSAAARMGPLVWARWLRPLRPGGLGATIAKSVRPRDLLGWAAVLLAGCLVLPALAVAPLIVAALAVWFRSRIGGVTGDVHGAGIELAETALLLAFVLYA
- a CDS encoding histidine phosphatase family protein codes for the protein MSGFTLHLMRHGAPEMAGRMLGRTDCDVTDAGIAACRGKATTIGATQLTTSDLRRARRCAAAIGKAQVDTRWRELDFGEWDGLAAGEIDRTAIAAFWNDPDACPPPGGERWSALVDRVGAAIEALSPQPTLVVTHAGAMRAAIAYLCGLPHAATWALDLPCSSVLTFNIWQDRPRRGQIAGLQA